A window of Gorilla gorilla gorilla isolate KB3781 chromosome 5, NHGRI_mGorGor1-v2.1_pri, whole genome shotgun sequence genomic DNA:
CAGACATCCCAGACCACCTGGACGAGCTCGTGCACCAACCAAAATGCCATCTCCAGCTCCTACAGCTCCGCGGGAGGCTTGCTGGGGCTAAAGTGGAGGAGGGGGCCAGTGGAGCAAAAGAGCGGGGCAGGGATGCCTGAGCAGGACAAGGACCCCAGAGTCCAAGAAAATCCTGATGATCAGAGAACGGTCCCCGAGGTCACCGGGGATGCACGTTCTACAGTTCGGCCCCTGTGGGACAATGGAGGCCTCTCTCCCTTTGTGCCCAGGCACAGGCCTCTGCAGACAGACCTCCATGCCCAGAGCTCAGAAATCAGATATAACCAGACATCCCAGACCTCCTGGACGAGCTCGAGCACCAAACGAAATGCCATCTCCAGCTCCTACAGCTCCACGGGAGGCTTGCCGGGGCTAAAGCAGAGGAGGGGGCCAGCCTCATCCCGCTGCCAGCTGACCCTCAGTTACTCAAAGACAGTGAGTGAGGACAGGTCTCAGGCTGTCTCTCTGGGTCACACACGGTGTGAAAAGGCGGCAAATACAGCACCAGGGCAGACACTCGCCCCAAGGGGTGGCTCCCCCAGATCCCAGGCCTCTAGGCCCCGTAGACGCAAGATTGCCCTGCTGCCACGCAGGCGAGGGGAGCCTTTAATGCTGCCACCGCCCTTAGAGCTGGGGTACCGGGTCACGGCTGAAGACCTGCACCTGGAAAAAGAGGCGGCATTCCAGCAGATCAACAGCGCGCTGCAGGTTGAGGACAAGGCCATCTCGGACTGCAGACCCTCACGGCCTTCCCACACTCTGTCCTCACTTGCAACAGGGGCTTCTGGTGGGCCTCCCGTTTCTAAAGCACCCACTATGGATGCACAGCAGGACAGACCCAAGTCCCAAGACTGCCTGGGCCTAGTGGCCCCCCTTGCATCTGCTGCAGAGGTCCCCTCTACAGCTCCCGTGTCTGGGAAGAAGCACAGACCACCAGGACCCCTGTTCTCCTCCTCAGATCCCTTTCCTGCCACCTCTTCCCACTCCCGGGACTCAGCCCAGGTCACCTCGCTGATTCCTGCGCCCTTCACAGCTGCAAGCATGGATGCGGGCATGAGAAGAACAAGGCCTGGCACGTCGGCTCCTGCAGCTGCCGCGGCAGCCCCTCCCCCCTCCACATTGCCCCAAGTCGGGGTCACTACTCAATGCAGTGGATGGAGGCCCTTCtcatttctcagcctcagccaCAGCTGCAGCAGGTGCCCAGAGGTCAGAAGTGAGATATAACCAGAGATCCCAGACCTCCCGGACCAGATCGTGCCGCAAACGAAAGGCCAGCCCGAGCTCCCACAGTTCTACGGAAGGCCTCCGGGAACTAAAGCGGAGGAGGGGGCCAGCCTCATCCTGCTGCCAGCTGGCCCTCAGTTCCTCAAAGACAGTGAGTGAGGATGGACCTCAGGCTGTCTCTTCGGGTCACACCCGGTGTGAAAATAAGGCACATACAGCACCAGGGCAGACACTCGCCCCCAGGGGTGGCTCCCCGTGATCCCAGGCCTCTAGGCCCCGCATCAACAGTGCACTGCACGTTGAGGACAAGGCCATCTTGGACTGCAGACCCTCACGGCCTTCCCACACTGTCCTCACTTGCAACAGGGGCTTCTGGTGGGCCTCCCGTTTCTAAAGCACCCACTATGGATGCACAGCAGGACAGACCCAAGTCCCAAGACTGCCTGGGCCTAGTGGCCCCCCTTGCATCTGCTGCAGAGGTCCCCTCTACAACTCCCATGTCTGGGAAGAAGCACAGACCACCAGGACCCCTGTTCTCCTCCTCAGATCCCCATCCTGCCACCTCTTCCCACTCCCGGGACTCAGCCCAGGTCACCTCACTGATTCCTGCCCCCTTCCCAGCTGCAAGCAGGGATGCCGGCATGAGAAGAACAAGGTCGGCTCCTGCAGCTGCCGCAGCAGCCCCTCCCCCCTCCACATTGAACCCCATGTCGGGGTCACTACTCAATGCAGTGGATGGAGGCCCTTCACATTTCTTGGCCTCAGCCACAGCTGCAGCAGGTGCCCAGAGGTCAGAAGTGAGATATAACCAGAGATCCCAGACCTCCCGGACCAGATCGTGCCGCAAACGAAATGCCAGCTCGAGCTCCCACAGCTCTACGGAAGGCCTCCCGGAACTAAAGCGGAGGAGGGGGCCAGCCTCATCCCACTGCCAGCTGGCCCTCAGTTCCTCAAACACAGTGAGTGGGGACGGACCTCAGGCTGTCTCTTCGGGTCACACCCGGTGTGAAAATAAGGCACATACAGCACCAGGGCAGACACTCGCCCCCAGGGGTGGCTCCCCCAGATCCCAGGCCTCTAGGCCCCGCCATCAACAGTGCACTGCACGTTGAGGACAAGGCCATCTCGGACTGCAGACCCTCACGGCCTTCCCACACTCTGTCCTCACTTGCAACAGGGGCTTCTGGTGGGCCTCCCGTTTCTAAAGCACCCACTATGGATGCACAGCAGGACAGACCCAAGTCCCAAGACTGCCTGGGCCTAGTGGCCCCCCTTGCATGTGCTGCAGAGGTCCCCTCTACAGCTCCCGTGTCTGGGAAGAAGCACAGACCACCAGGACCCCTGTTCTCCTCCTCAGATCCCCTTCCTGCCACCTCTTCCCACTCCCGGGACTCAGCCCAGGTCACCTTGCTGATTCCTGCCCCCTTCCCAGCTGCAAGCAGGGATGCCGGCATGAGAAGAATGTTTTGTGTTCGAAATTGTTTGAGGggtttgggtttatttttgttggtttttttttttttttcttacatgggCATCCTTCAGCTTTTAATAATCTGAAAAATTCTATTTACCCATTGTCAATGTGTATAAATTAATCTGAGTCAATTTTATACAATAAAAGGTGAACTTTTATGCATGAAAcaataatttaacaaaaaatgtACTGGAAGAAGAATGTTCATTACAAATATAGGAAACATAAATATTACCAAATATTGGCAAGCACTAAAATGTTCAGAAATATAAGTCTATTACAGTTATAGCTCTCTCAAGCAAAAAGATAGCAGAGAAAAACTTAGTTTACCTTAGgggctatttatttacttagagatTTGTTAAAAGGTCAAATGTGGTCACACAGAATACTAAGAAGAGCTGTTCACCCAGGCCTCACTAAGAACTCTTCTTCATTCAGTAGCTATATGGTAATATGACAACTGCTCCTACGACCCAAAGAGGAACTACAGCAACTACTCTTTAGCATCTGTTGCTCCCAACTCTGCTTTGCAATTATATGACTCAAGCATTCTGGCTCCGTTAACTATTACTGCTGTTACTCCCAATTAAATtccctctaaaaaataaaaaattttaaagctgtaATTTAAGCTTTCTGCTGCCTCATGACTTCAATTCCATCAGAGTTATGCATTGTTTCCTCTGTACCTCTTTGCTCTGCTTCCATTGCTAATTCCCTAGTAAAGTGTTGTATATTCAAAgttccaaagaaacagaatatcCAAGACATCACCAATCATCCAAAACACAGTGTAGAAGGCCACAGTTAAGAGAAGCAAGACCATTAGCTCTTTTTATAGGCTCGAGAACAACAGGATGCTTTGGTCCTGTATCAGCAGGATGCTTTTCGGGTAGATCCTACTGCCACCCTACTATCGGGTAGATCCTACTGCCACCCTAGCTATGGGCACATGTCAGAGTCCCATGTaataaaggagacaaaaggaaacCACCACGAGTATAGACTAAGAAAAGTACTCCAAGGTTTCTAAGAACGGAGCTGTATAACTCACTTTGCCCCATTTGTTACTTCTCCACGGTACTTACCACCAcctattacatatattttgtttatagtcAGTCTTCCCTCATTAGAATGAAAGTTCCATGAGGATAGGACTATACAGTCagccctcagtatccatgggggacTAgtttcaggatctcctgaggatAACAAAGTatactcaagtccctgatataaaatgacatagtatttgcACATCACCtttgcacatcctcccatatacttcatATCAACTCTAGATCATTCATAATATCCAATGTAAATGTCATGCAAATAGTTATCGTACTATATTGTGTAAGgaataaggagaagaaaaaagtctgtacatgttcagtacagacgcAATTTCTTTTTCCAATATTTCCAATCCTTGGTTGGCTTAATAAACAGATGTAGAACccaggaataagttctggtgtccTATTGCATAGTAGGATAAGTATAGTTAACAATAACGtatcatatatttgaaaatagccAGAAGAGTAGATTTTGAATTTTCTCCCTACAGAAAGATCATTATgcaaattaccctgatttgatcattacacattgagTACGtgtattaaaacatcacattgtaccccgtatatatgtacaattattatgtgtcaataaaaatttaatgtcaatatgtgaaataaaatgaaaaaataaaaatttttaaagctgtaattatctccatctggtaggaatatatataatctgaaataaaaaatatatttgtaattgttaggacaaaatagattatagattattttaagtttgcaaattataaattataaaattctcaCAGAACCTGAAAAATTATTggtattgttaaatatttaaacagctGTCCTTGGAGAGAAAGAAACCTATCAGATTTACATCAACAAGTGTAATATATCAACCTATTACCATCTGCTACAGACTGCATGTttgtgttccctcaaaattcatatgataggccgggcgcggtggctcatgcctgtaatcccagcactttgggaggccgaggcgggtggatcacgaggtcaggggatcgagatcatcctggctaacatggtaaaaccccgtctctactaaaaatacaaaaaattagccgggcgcagtggcgggcaccttagtcccagctactgaggaggctgacgcaggagaacggcgtgaacccaggaggcggagcttgtagagagccgagattgtgccactgcactccagcctgggtgacagacagagcgagactctgtctcaaaaaaaaaaaaaaaaaaaatttcatatgataaagccctaacccccaaggtgaggATATTGGGAGGCGTGGCCTTTAGGAGagaattaggtttagatgaggtcatgagaatAGAGCCCCTATGGTGGCATTACttcctttataagaagagacactagAGCTGCTTTTCTCCCTACCATGTGAGGATACTGAGAGAAGATGGCCATTTCCAATCTAGGAAGCAGGCCCTCTTTAAGAAACGTAATTtgccaacactttgatcttgcacttccagcctccagaactgtgagaaatatctcttgtttttttttttgttttgttttgttttttttttttttgagacagtctcattctgtcatccaggctggagtacagtggtgcgatcatgactcactgcaacctccgcctcccaggttcaaggaattctcccacctcagcctcccaagtagctcagactacaggcgtgcaccaccatgcccagctaatttttgtagagacaaggttttgccatgctgcccaggctagtctcaaactcctgagctcaagttatccacctgcaaGAAAGAATATATCTTTCTTGCTCTTTCGTTGTTGTTGAACACCAGAAGGGGATATTCCTTAATTCTCCATAGCTAAGGACAGTACAAAACAATATTCCATTCAGCAGGTGAAGTCAGTATGAATGAATGCATTTCAATCAGCAAATTGCTGGTTGTGTTGCAACTCCTAGTTatgatgttttgtgtactttgaagGGCTCCCATTAATTAAGGTATTTCTTATAAGCAtttaggaagattttttttcttggcatgtGACTTGAAAATTTGTCCTGATATTTTCCCTGTGACAATGTTTTGTGAATTGTAACTCAGCCACTTAAGTGGCTCCTCATAATAAAGCCACATGGTATCCATGTACACATATTTAACAATCAAAGAAGTGGTTCTCAACCTAATCTCTAGAGGAGATCCTTCTTGTTCACTTTCGATAACCATGTTGAATAATAGATTCTAAAAAGCTATCACTAAATTTTcgaatatgttttgaaatttgtgTCCACAAAatctataaatcaataaatgtatagAATAGAGCATAATAATCCAATTAACGAATTTAAGATGTCATCTAAGCAGGAATGAATGCAATAAATAGGCCTTCTTACTTCAAAATCAACTGCAGAAGTAATGCATTGCCACTAGAATTGTGTGCTGTGTTggtaataaattaacaaaaacttTGGGGATAAGAAAAATCTGCAAATAAAATGGTGTGTCATTTGTGAAATATAATCACAAAAGTGTTCAGATTTTTATAATTAAcagaaaaattattgttttattatctcCAGTGTTTAACAGACACTATTCATGTATACATACAACATTCTTATAATAACTCTTGTGTCCATGTAAACAGCAGTCTTGCCAAAAAGAATTGATTATCATGTAGTAGTTTGTAAGTGTTTTCATGCATAGGCTGCAACCTTTTAGAGTGCTAttctaataaattattaatattaacttGATGAATACAATTCTAAGACATTTCATTTGAGGATATGTTTATtaactattaggttggtacaaaacgCATTGcattttttgccattactttcaatataAAATAGAACCAGCATTTAGAAATCTACTTTCCGAAACTTAATAAAATGAGAATTTGTCCTCTTTTACATATAGGAAGCCTGCATAATAAGCATTCTGTTGCTAGCACATAAGCTTCCCATTTTCATCAGGAACCTATACACTTACATTTCTCTTTTACTAACTTCGATGCATGACTTCTATCTTCAAGGTGATTTCATGCTTCTAGCCACCATGTCTGTACTCCAGGACAGCAGCAGAaagtgtagaaaaataaaaaagacatacctCCCTAATGAGTCAACTGCACTTAAGGAGCCATCCCAGAAGTTTCACACGGCTTATTTCAATACAGCTACATCCAGATACAAGGAATGCTGGGAAATGTGGTATTGTGCGCAGCTAAAGTTGGGATTATGTTAGTGAAAATGAGACCATAAACATTGGAAGGTTAAAAGCAATCTCTCATGACATATACAAtacagaaattaaattaaatctttaAGGAATGTGATAAACCTATGGAATGTTAACAGGCAAAAATAGCAACATTAAAAATTACAGTGAGGGAATAAGGTATGATTCGTTTGTAGATGGTCTGTGTGTCATTAATCTAGGCAAAAAGTGATAAACTCCTCTAACAGTGACCAAatgtataaaagaaataataatacacACTATGGCTAACAACATTCCATTTTGGCCTATTTACTGTTGTTAAGTCTCTATGGTTAGCATCAGAAATGTACAGTTTTGATAGCCTATGACCTCAACATGTTCAGTTTGATAGTAGAAAGGACAGCATAAAGACAAACCAATcaacaaataagaataaaaactgttaaaaaagGACAATATTATCATAAGAACATAAGGATGTGATAATGTATTTgatatatcatttatttattgttttatagtttGATAATGCATATAAATTTACTGCTCCTTCAATGTTAGAATCAATAGAATCACAGCAGAAGTAATTAAGCAGATAAAGATCAAAACATCACCTTTATTACTTACTGTTCGAAAAACAGTCTAAGGCTGGTTTTACAGGGTTGCTCCTATCCATCACCTGATGTGAACTTTCTTAGGAAGCTTCAGGACTACACCAAAGAACCAGAACCTGCTCTTTCACTCTGTTGCACTGTGTGGAGTGCAGGCCATCATGACTGCTCTCTAcaagataaagaaaggaaataattaagaaaCGCACAAAAGTTTGTGAATTGAGAATCGCAAAATAGGTATGAAATTGGTTAGCTTTCTAAATTCACCAATCTCATAACTAACACCTGTCCCCATGCAGTGCATGAGTAAAGGATGGACAGAGTCCATAATGATTATTCTAGGGAAAGCCTTCTGAGTAGAAAGAGGAGAGTTTTGCAAACAGTTTTGTATCGTTTACTCTTATTTATGCACTGATAATAAATAAGAGTTCCTAAAATTCTCTCTAGAACTCTAGGTAAATGAGATATTTCACTGCTCATGCTGTGTGACCTTCATGTCCCATCTGCCTAGACTGTAAATATGCTTTccgaattttaaaagaattagcaTACTATGCTTACATTAAGCAAAACAGTACCCTTATTATGCAGGATCAAGTAACCCTCTAAAGATTCATGTTTATGAAAAAACACTGATGATTCTATTATGTGTcttctaaagagaaaaatacttgTGCTCTGCAGCATAATTTTACAACGTGCTATTCTAAATACTTTCATTTAAACAAGAtcattatgaaaatgttttgcacacagaaatatattttgaatacttttttaaaaagatcacaaAGTATATGGTCTCTGTACGTGTTCGATTATTTTAATGCTTTCACTATAACAGGAATTCTTAAAGAGGATATGTATTTGCATAATGCTGATAatcctttctcatttctgtttGTGCTTTGGCTGTTGTTACAACCACTGAAAGTAGTAATTATATGAGTGTATTATCCATGAGTATCTTTAGATATATGTGCATTTTCTTTACTTAAACTATAAActctaaatgaaaaataaaaaagaagtcacCTCTTGTCTCTTTgtacaatattaaaatttttttcttatatccaGAGTTTCCCAAATGCCTGTTGCAAAATTTTACTTAGGGAGCAGCAGTGGAGAATCAATATGGTAAAAAAAACTGTGTTACAGGGAAGGAGACACAGGGTAAGCATTTTCCTTATCTTCTCTCCTGTATCTACGTGCTGCACAAGCATAAATGATAGCAGTCACATGAACGAGTACTTTTCAAGAACGTAGAATATTGTGATGGAAAAAAAAACCGCTTTGAAACATCGAATAATATAAAAGCCAGTACTGCTACAACTATTTTTTACATCCATAGAAGGTAAACTATTTTTAGATATAAAATTCTTTCTAACAGTGGTCCTGATCATTTAACCAATATTTTgataaaagaagggaaaaatggaCATTCAGTCCAAAGATGGGCATGTATTCCCATGCCCAGTCAGGCAAAACTTGTGGATGttctttaaaataacaattcattcaacaaataatttttaaatggctacTGAATACCTGGAAAGGTTCTAGACACAGGGGCTATACTAATAAACAAGAAGGAACTAATTGACAAGAATGTGCTCACTGACAATGAAACATCTCATGGAGCTTGAGTTCTATTTGAAAAGACAGAGAACAAAAAAATATTATTGCACAGAGTGTTAGTTATGTGTGAATTAAGACTGGTCAGTACTTGAAGGAGAAGGAGTGACAACAAATCTCACTTCCAGTTCTATTTATCTGAACAGAttaattctattttgtttcaaTGCAACAGTAGTCCTACGGTTAACAAGATCCACTACACAAAGCAAACAacttataaaatgcattttttcctTATATTGCAAATCAATTTTAAGTGGATCtacaaatatacaataaataatataaattagggATCGTTTGTTTCTAAGGTAATAAGCAGATTTGTTAATTTCAcataaataatttcagaaggagagCAAATGTAAAACTGTGTTTTAGATAGTGGAGATGCCATTTTATTGTAAGACTATTTATAATCAAAGGTCAAAGTAATGAGCTTTCTATGTCAATGATCGTCCTTCTCTATTTCACCCAGTTCCAGACAAACCCAAGTCTTCCAAGTCTCTTCATATATCTGATCCAATAAAATCTACAATGAGTTCAgttagcatacacacacacaagcacacaaacacacacacacgactgcATTGAAATACTTGCTCTAGGGAAGGAACATGGTGTATATGCAACTTGTGTACTTTCTAAGTATGGGAAGACTAATCCTTTAACAACTGCATTTACTTTCTTTCACTTCTATCGTTGCTATCTACTCCTCAGAAATCTACTTAAACaaccaataaatatatatgatgttGTTATGAGAGTTTTGGAAATAATTCCTAAAAATTTGCATGGCTGCCTCTTTATATTTGGCAGCTTCTATCACCCATGGGAACAACCCCTACAGAATGATCAGAATATAAAGCATGTGAGCCCTGGGTTTCTCAGGCACTGGAAGGACCTGTCAGAATCCTCTCAGGTGGGTCAAAATGACCGGGCTTTATACCTCATCTCCATTCATGTTTGCATGTCCAGTGCTCCAGGATGACCTAACATTGAGCCAGACAATGGTTACAGCTGAGGCAAACTTTGAAGGAGCTGAGAGCTGAAGGCTGCTTTGTAATATTGCTCCTAGCAGCCAAGGGGGAAAGAAATCTTTTCTTGAAGAGCGATCTGTGTCCAtcgcaaatttttttttcttagctcttGTAAAATCGAAATTgtttgcttttgaattttttaaaatgattcctTTAAGATTCTTAATACCAAGATATCACAAGGTCAAGGAATTTTATAAAGAAGTATTTCTATTTATGTAATTTCCTAAATTTATCTATACATAAATCAGCACTAAAACATGCCTTTGATACTAACAACTTGATTGGTTTGTGAACCAAATCTGTCATGCAAATACATACGGCTGTTTTTAGATAAATTCTAAAGGTATTACcaaatcatataattttattgtgtatCTCAATATTCTGGTTGATGTATAAGTTTAAATAGAACACACTATTTGACATTGAAATGTTCTTTATCAAAGGAGAAGGAATACAATTTTAAAGCCACAACGAGTGACACATAGTTCTGAATGATTTACTGGCTGTCTGCCATTCTGAAATGGCTGCCAGTCAATGTTACATGTGACATCTTTCAGATAGTGTGAACTCTTTTATGCAAGTACCTTTCACTATAAAATTACAGCTGAAGATCATGATGAGAAAAGTGTGGTGTTTATCTTAATGGGCTGAAAGACCTATTTCAACAGTTACAATAATTCAGAAAAATAGTCTCAAGTCTAGTATTTCAATAATGTTATTTTCATAGATTTTAATCTCTGAAGACAATGCTTCAGTTTTGTAGAAAATGACTTTTCTAATCATCCTGGATTTCAAAATTCTTTCCATTACTTAATATTTAAATCACTGGCAGAACTTGG
This region includes:
- the LOC115931276 gene encoding LOW QUALITY PROTEIN: putative POM121-like protein 1-like (The sequence of the model RefSeq protein was modified relative to this genomic sequence to represent the inferred CDS: inserted 4 bases in 2 codons; deleted 1 base in 1 codon; substituted 1 base at 1 genomic stop codon); translated protein: MLPPPLELGYRVTAEDLHLEKEAAFQQINSALQVEDKAISDCRPSRPSHTLSSLATGASGGPPVSKAPTMDAQQDRPKSQDCLGLVAPLASAAEVPSTAPVSGKKHRPPGPLFSSSDPFPATSSHSRDSAQVTSLIPAPFTAASMDAGMRRTRPGTSAPAAAAAAPPPSTLXPKSGSLLNAVDGGPSHFSASATAAAGAQRSEVRYNQRSQTSRTRSCRKRKASPSSHSSTEGLRELKRRRGPASSCCQLALSSSKTVSEDGPQAVSSGHTRCENKAHTAPGQTLAPRGGSPXSQASRPRINSALHVEDKAILDCRPSRPSHTXSSLATGASGGPPVSKAPTMDAQQDRPKSQDCLGLVAPLASAAEVPSTTPMSGKKHRPPGPLFSSSDPHPATSSHSRDSAQVTSLIPAPFPAASRDAGMRRTRSAPAAAAAAPPPSTLNPMSGSLLNAVDGGPSHFLASATAAAGAQRSEVRYNQRSQTSRTRSCRKRNASSSSHSSTEGLPELKRRRGPASSHCQLALSSSNTVSGDGPQAVSSGHTRCENKAHTAPGQTLAPRGGSPRSQASRPRINSALHVEDKAISDCRPSRPSHTLSSLATGASGGPPVSKAPTMDAQQDRPKSQDCLGLVAPLACAAEVPSTAPVSGKKHRPPGPLFSSSDPLPATSSHSRDSAQVTLLIPAPFPAASRDAGMRRMFCVRNCLRGLGLFLLVFFFFSYMGILQLLII